CCCGCCGTCTGCGCACTCGCCGCGCTCGCCCCCGCCGTGCGGGCACACCGGCTGCCCGCGGCGCGGGCGATCAGCGCGGGCAGCGCGCCCCGCGCCGGCCGGGCCCTGCGCATCCAGCGCGGACTGGCGGGCAGCGCGCTGCCGCGCTCGGTGAGTCTGGGGCTGGGGCTGCCGTTCGCCCGGCCGGGGCGCAGCGCCCTCACGCTCGCCGCCGTCGTCCTCGGCGTGACCACCGTGACGTTCGCGACCGGCCTGGCCACCACGATGGACCGGTTCGGTCATGCGGGCCGGGACGCCTACCAGGTCACGGTCTACGTCGGCGCCTTCAAGGACGGCAAGGAGATCCGGCCCCGACACGACGATCCCGAGCTGCACTCGCTCCTGCGCGCACTGCCCGACGCCCGCGAGGTCACCGCCCGGGCGGATGTCGAGGTCCGAGCGGCGGGCTCCGGGGACACCGTGTGGCTCGAGGCCCGTCGGGGGGACCGGCCGCGCATGGACAGCGTGCTCACCGAGGGCCGGTGGACGCGGCACGCGGGCGAGATCGTCGCCGGCTCGGCCTTCCTACGAGAGAACGCTCTGCGCGTGGGCGACCGGCTGCGACTGGAGAAGGGCGGCCGGGGCGAAAGGGTGCTCGTCGTCGGGGAGTTCATGGAGAGCAACGCCCGGCTGGTCGTCGCCGACTGGGCGACCTTCACGGCCCTGGCCCCCGCGGAGAAGCCGATCGCGTACCACGTCAAGCTCCGCGAGGGCGCCGACCCGGCCGCCTACGCCCGCGCCGCGCGAGCCGCCGACGCCGGGGTCAACCCGACCGTGCGGGGCTCCAACACCGTCACCCAGACCATCATCGGCTCCGCGACGGCACTCACCCTGATGCTCGCCGTGGTCGCGTCCCTCGGCGTCTTCAACACCGTCGTCCTCAACACCCGCGACCGCCGCCGTGACCTGGGCATGCTCAAGTCCATCGGCATGACACCACGCCAGGTCACGGTGATGACGGTGACGTCGATGGCGGTGCTCGGCGCCCTCGGCTCCCTCCTCGGGATCCCGCTCGGCATCGTGGGCCACCACCTGGTGGTACCGCGCATGGCGGACGCGGTCGACATCACCCTGCCCTCCTACATGACGGACGTCTGGCACGCCCCGGCCCTGACCGGACTCGCCCTCGCGGGCCTCGCGATCGCGGTCCTGGGCGCGTTCGTCCCGGCACGCCGTGCGGCACGGCTGACGATCGCGCAGGTGCTGCACAACGAGTGAGCCGGTGGCCGGCCGGTCACCTCGGGCGCATCAGGTCCAGGTCCGCTCCCCAGGCGTCCAGCACCGCCCCGTGCCCGGCCTGCCGGGCCGCCGACTCGACACGGGTGAAGAGACGGCGTTGCAGGGCCGCGTCGCCGGTCCGCGCGACGCGGTCCACGGCGTCGAGGAGCGGGCCGGTGTCCCAGCCGGGCAGCGGTCGGCGGGCGAGCTCCCACTCCAGGTACTTGTTGTAGGGACGGGGGCGGCGGTCGAGGGCGAAGAGCAGTTCCAGCAGGAACCGCACGCTGTCGGCGGCGTCGAGCCGGGCGGCGAGCCCCTGGCCGTCGCGCGCGTTCTTGAGGGACCGGTAGAGGGAGTTGGCGTAGGCGTCGAGCCAACCGCGAGCGTCCCGGTACGCCTCGTCGGCGTCCAGGTGCGCCTTGGCGGCCAGGATCGCCGCGATGCCGCCGTCCAGCCGGTCGAGCACGACCTGGGCGCGGGCGAGGGCGTAGCGCTCGAAGCCGGGCATGCCGGCCGTGCGGAACTCGGCGAGCGGAGTGACGACGAGGTCGAGCCCGGCGGTGCGGTGGCCCTGGAACCGGGCGAGGTCCGTGGTCGCGCCGTCGGCGAGAACGACGTACAGGTCGTGGTCGGAGTGGTCGGTGACCATGCCCTCATGGGCACGGGAGCCCTTGAGGACCAGGCCGACGACGGCGGGGTCGGCGAGGGCGAGCTCGACGAAGGAGTCGTAGGTGAGGGGGCGCGGAGCAGACACGGGTGATCTCCATGAGGCCGGTGGCATGGCTGTGGGGGCGGCCCCGTGGTCGGGGCGCCCGTACCGTCCGCGGCGGCACTCGGCCGCCGCCCGGGAGATCAACGCACAGCGGGACGGTATGCCCTGACCGGCTCTTCGCGCAGCCGATTTCGCGGTCGTGAAACGGATCTGCGTGGCATCGACTCGAACGGGCACTCGTATGTCACCAACGAGTGAGGGGGCATACCGCTCATGGAGATTTCAGGTGTCATCAGCGCGATCGTGATCGGCATAGTGATCGGTGTGCTCGGCCGGCTCGTCATTCCTGGCCGTCAGCGCATCGGTGTGCTGTGGACGATCGCGATCGGCATCGTCGCCGCGTTCATCGGAACCGGCATCGCCTCGGGCCTGGACGTCGCCGACACCGACGGCGTCGACTGGGTCGAATGGCTCATCCAGATAGCGCTCGCGGCCCTCGGTGTCGCCGCGCTCAGCAAGGTGAAGCTGCGCCGTTGACGGAAGGCGTCGGAAGGGCTCCGTCGACCGTCCGCCGCGCATAGAGGGGCCGCACCCACCGTGGGTGCGGCCTTTCGCGACGCCGGGATGTGCACGCCGAGCGCGTCATTGGTGCGGGTCGACGTGGATCTTCGGACCCGGGCCTGCGCCCGCCGGACGCTCACCGGCGAGCACCGGGCCGACCTCGTCCAGCCCCACGGTGGCTGCGACCAGCGGTCTGGGGTCCACCGACCCCTCGGCGTAGGCCTTGATCGTGGCGTCGAGCCCCGGGGAGGCGGACAGCACGCCCACGGCCGTCACGTCCTTGAGGAGGAGCGTGCGATGGTCGAGGCGGGCCGGTTCGCCGGCCAGCCCGATGTAGACGACACGGCCCGCCGGCTCGACCAACTCCAGGGCACGGTTGGGGAGATGAGGGGCGGTCGAGGCGTCCACGACCGAGTCGAACGGCAGGTCCGGCAGGTTCCCTTCCGTCCATACGTGCGCGAAGCCCAGGTCGCGGGCGAAGGCGAGGGAGCTGTCGGTGACCCCCATCAGGTGCACCTCGGCACCGGCGGCCCGCAGGAACATCGCGACCAGCAGGCCGATCGTCCCCGGGCCCAGCACGAGGGCCCGGTCACCGGGACGCGGCGCGGCGGCCCGGGCGGCGCGCAGGGCGTTCCCGCCCGGCTCCACGAGCGCTCCGAGTACGGCGTCGACGGAGTCGGGCAGGGTGTGCAACGAGTTTGCGGGGACGGCGAGTTGTTCCGCCAGCGCCCCCGGCCGGGCCCCGCGGATACCCACCTCCTGGCGCTTCTCGCAGACATGCCCGCGGCCCAGCAGACAGCGACGGCAGGTGCCGCAGCCGAGCATCGTGTCGCCCATGACCCGGCGTCCGAGCCGGCCGGGGTCGACGCCGTCGCCGAGTGCCGTGACCCGGCCGGACCACTCGTGGCCCAGGCGCATCGGGTAGGCGGCGTGTCCCTGATGGAGATAGGCCATCTCGCCGGTGAAGAACTCCACGTCGGTGCCGCACACGCCGACCCGCTCGACGTCGACGACGACCTCACCGGGTCCGGCCACCGGCGCCGGGAGGTCCTGGACCTCGTAGGTGCCGGGGCCGGTCAGTACGAAAGCGCGCATCGAGAGCCGATCACCGGGGCCCGAGCACGTGCTGGCGCTGCGTGCCGAGCTGCGTGATGCCCAGCTCCATCACGTCACCCGGCTGGAGATACACGGGCGGGGTGAGGCCCATGCCGACGCCGGGCGGGGTGCCGGTGTTGATGAGGTCGCCGGGTTCCAGCACGAGGAACTGGCTGAGGTAGTGCACGATGAAGTACGGGTCGAAGATCATCGTCTTGGTGTTGCCGGTCTGCCGCCGTACGCCGTTGACGTCCAGCCACATGTCCAGTGCGAGGACGTCGTCGATCTCGTCGGCCGTGGCCAGCCAGGGTCCCGCCGGGTTGAAGGTCTCCGCGGACTTGCCCTTGGCCCACTGCCCGCCGCGCTCCAGCTGGAAGCCGCGTTCGCTGACGTCGTTGACGACCACGTACCCGGCGATGGCGTCGCGCGCCTCCGCCACCGAATCCAGGTAACTGGTGCGCCGGCCGATCACGATGCCCAGCTCCACCTCCCAGTCGGTCTTGGTGGAACCGCGCGGGATGCGCACGTCGTCGTGGGGGCCGATCAGCGTGTTGGGCGACTTGGTGAACAGGATCGGCTCGTCGGGCACGGCCATGCCGCTCTCGGCGGCGTGGTCACGGTAGTTGAGCCCGATGCACAGGATCTGGTGCGGACGTGCCAAGGGGGCGCCGACGCGTTCCCCGGCGAAGCGGGACACCTGGCCCGCCGCCGTCCGTTCGGCCACGACGGGACGGACGCGGTCCAGGCCGCCCGAACCGAAGAACGCCTCGTCGAAGTCGGTGACGACGTCGGAGAGGTCGACGTACGTCTCGTCGTCGACGCGGGCGACGGGCTTCTCGGCGCCGGGGGCACCGATGCGCATGAGGTACACGGGGCTGTCTCCAGGGGTGAGGGGGGTTTCAGCCGTTCGGCTCGTTCAGCAGGGCACGGATCTCGTCGAGCGCGTCGACGAGGGAGGCGAGCGGCGTCCGGTAGGCGAGCGCGCTGATGCTCACGGCTCCGGAGGGGGTCGTCGGGGAGGTGAGATAGACCGGCAGGGCAAGGCAGTTGACCCCGGTCTCGTTCTCCTGGTCGTCGACGCCGTACCCGCGTTCCCGCGTGGCCGCGAGTTCACGGTGCAGATCGGCCGCCGCGCACAGACTCCGTGGCGTACGCCGATCCAGGCCGCCCGAGTCGGCGACCCACGCCTCGACCTCTTCCAGGGACGTCAACTCCCGCGCGAGCAGCAGCTTTCCGACGGCGGTGGTGTGGGCGGGGTTGCGCCCGCCGATCGTCGACGTGAGCCGTACGGCACCGGTGGGCGGGTCGACCTTGGCGCGGTAGACGACCTCATGGCCGTCGAGCACCGCGTAGTGCGCCGTCTCACCGAACCGGTCGGCCAGCGCGTCGAGCACGGGCCGGACCCGGACATGATCGGGCCGTGCCTCGTGGTGGGCGAACGCCATCCGCAGGAACTCGTCCCCCAGCACATAACGGCCGCGCGCGTCCTGGTCGGCCAGCCCGGCCCGCCGCAGCGCCCCCAGCGCCCGGTGCACGGTCGGCTTGGGGCTCCCCATCACCCGGGTCAGCTCCTCCAGCCCCACACCGCCGGGATGGCGGGCGAGCTCCTTGAGGACCGCGAGCACCCGGTCCGAACCCACGAGCCGGCCGCCGTCGACGCCGGTCGCGCCGTCCGTGCCGGGGTCTGTCGGTCCGTCGTCCGTCTGCGTAGGCTTCATCGCGTTCCGAACAGTAGACCGACGTACCGACTATTGGAAGGGACTCCATGGTGAGGCTCCGCAGCGCACAGTGGTACGCGGGTCAGGACCGCAACGGCTACATCCACCGGGCGTGGATGCGCCGGGGCGTGCCCGCCGACGCGTTCACCGGGCGCCCCCAGATCGCCATCGCCAACACCGCCTCGGACCTGACCCCCTGCAACGCCCACCTCGACGAGGTCGCCGCGTCGGTGCGCAACGGTGTCTACGAGGCGGGCGGCATCCCGCTGGATCTGCCGGTCGTGTCGCTCGGCGAGACGAACGTGCGGCCGACCGCGATGCTCTGGCGCAACATGGCCGCGATGGCCACGGAGGAGATGCTGCGGGCCAACCCCCTGGACGGCGTCGTTCTGTTGGGCGGTTGCGACAAGACG
Above is a window of Streptomyces sp. NBC_00490 DNA encoding:
- a CDS encoding IclR family transcriptional regulator, with product MKPTQTDDGPTDPGTDGATGVDGGRLVGSDRVLAVLKELARHPGGVGLEELTRVMGSPKPTVHRALGALRRAGLADQDARGRYVLGDEFLRMAFAHHEARPDHVRVRPVLDALADRFGETAHYAVLDGHEVVYRAKVDPPTGAVRLTSTIGGRNPAHTTAVGKLLLARELTSLEEVEAWVADSGGLDRRTPRSLCAAADLHRELAATRERGYGVDDQENETGVNCLALPVYLTSPTTPSGAVSISALAYRTPLASLVDALDEIRALLNEPNG
- a CDS encoding fumarylacetoacetate hydrolase family protein; protein product: MYLMRIGAPGAEKPVARVDDETYVDLSDVVTDFDEAFFGSGGLDRVRPVVAERTAAGQVSRFAGERVGAPLARPHQILCIGLNYRDHAAESGMAVPDEPILFTKSPNTLIGPHDDVRIPRGSTKTDWEVELGIVIGRRTSYLDSVAEARDAIAGYVVVNDVSERGFQLERGGQWAKGKSAETFNPAGPWLATADEIDDVLALDMWLDVNGVRRQTGNTKTMIFDPYFIVHYLSQFLVLEPGDLINTGTPPGVGMGLTPPVYLQPGDVMELGITQLGTQRQHVLGPR
- a CDS encoding zinc-dependent alcohol dehydrogenase — its product is MRAFVLTGPGTYEVQDLPAPVAGPGEVVVDVERVGVCGTDVEFFTGEMAYLHQGHAAYPMRLGHEWSGRVTALGDGVDPGRLGRRVMGDTMLGCGTCRRCLLGRGHVCEKRQEVGIRGARPGALAEQLAVPANSLHTLPDSVDAVLGALVEPGGNALRAARAAAPRPGDRALVLGPGTIGLLVAMFLRAAGAEVHLMGVTDSSLAFARDLGFAHVWTEGNLPDLPFDSVVDASTAPHLPNRALELVEPAGRVVYIGLAGEPARLDHRTLLLKDVTAVGVLSASPGLDATIKAYAEGSVDPRPLVAATVGLDEVGPVLAGERPAGAGPGPKIHVDPHQ
- a CDS encoding GlsB/YeaQ/YmgE family stress response membrane protein, whose amino-acid sequence is MEISGVISAIVIGIVIGVLGRLVIPGRQRIGVLWTIAIGIVAAFIGTGIASGLDVADTDGVDWVEWLIQIALAALGVAALSKVKLRR
- a CDS encoding ABC transporter permease — encoded protein: MRAVWCAARAAVRRRRLQTLVIALVTLTSTAAIVVALGLVEAASAPFDKAFDKQRGPHVVAAFDPARATDAHLARAAHRPGVTAAAGPFAQATVELPRESMNYGLGSELTVVGRADPAGPVDRLNVWAGRWATEPGEIVINRDPNWSADDLGKQLKVPEGPTLTIVGMAFDLSRTAHAWVAPEQIGALHPTATQMLFRFADASSENRLREQLATATEGLPADALTASRSSLTLKDRIGSSARAYAPYLMAFGILGIVVAVLIVANVVSGAVISGFRHIGVLKAIGFTPGQVVAVYLTMISVPAVLGCALGTLAGNLVARPFFQFVFSGPDAGVFHDSASIAPWLNVLALLGMPAVCALAALAPAVRAHRLPAARAISAGSAPRAGRALRIQRGLAGSALPRSVSLGLGLPFARPGRSALTLAAVVLGVTTVTFATGLATTMDRFGHAGRDAYQVTVYVGAFKDGKEIRPRHDDPELHSLLRALPDAREVTARADVEVRAAGSGDTVWLEARRGDRPRMDSVLTEGRWTRHAGEIVAGSAFLRENALRVGDRLRLEKGGRGERVLVVGEFMESNARLVVADWATFTALAPAEKPIAYHVKLREGADPAAYARAARAADAGVNPTVRGSNTVTQTIIGSATALTLMLAVVASLGVFNTVVLNTRDRRRDLGMLKSIGMTPRQVTVMTVTSMAVLGALGSLLGIPLGIVGHHLVVPRMADAVDITLPSYMTDVWHAPALTGLALAGLAIAVLGAFVPARRAARLTIAQVLHNE